The Deltaproteobacteria bacterium genome window below encodes:
- a CDS encoding pyridoxamine 5'-phosphate oxidase family protein has translation MTNPPETPIDHAPGDDAETQRATFLALLERFDDAMLVTHQEDGSIHARPMRIARIGAGGDLWFVTASDTQKVEEIENTMRCAVTMQRDRAFLGMSGLAEIVTDAALVRELWQPAWRVWFPEGPTSANLCLVHVVPDRAEYWDNSGWKGLKFLLASAIAALRGRAPDDAGPALHGRVEL, from the coding sequence GTGACGAATCCCCCCGAGACCCCGATCGACCACGCCCCCGGCGACGACGCCGAGACCCAGCGCGCGACCTTCCTCGCGCTGCTCGAACGCTTCGACGACGCCATGCTCGTCACCCACCAGGAGGACGGCAGCATCCACGCGCGGCCGATGCGGATCGCCCGCATCGGTGCTGGCGGCGACCTGTGGTTCGTCACCGCCTCCGACACACAGAAGGTGGAGGAGATCGAGAACACCATGCGCTGCGCGGTGACGATGCAGCGCGACCGCGCCTTCCTCGGCATGTCGGGCCTGGCGGAGATCGTCACCGACGCCGCGCTGGTGCGCGAGCTGTGGCAGCCGGCGTGGCGGGTGTGGTTCCCCGAGGGACCCACCAGCGCCAACCTCTGCCTGGTGCACGTCGTGCCCGATCGCGCCGAGTACTGGGACAACAGCGGCTGGAAGGGCCTGAAGTTCCTGCTCGCCTCGGCCATCGCGGCGCTGCGCGGGCGTGCACCGGACGATGCAGGCCCCGCGCTCCACGGCCGCGTCGAGCTCTGA
- a CDS encoding BON domain-containing protein — MNARSYALSLAMFLPVTLVAGACATTRPVTEQTGDAVITGRVGNRLVADPDVKRFDIDVDTIAGVVYLRGKVDSETVKTSAERIALATDGVQRVVNELQIDATLEGDATDGDLGIKARVGRALSGDDDVRRVNIDVDVIDGVVTLSGVVHNEAEREQAASIAAATEGVVSVNNELKVEQSNAADPEKLGKVDDDGDRK; from the coding sequence ATGAACGCTCGAAGCTACGCGCTCTCGCTCGCCATGTTCCTGCCCGTGACCCTCGTGGCCGGTGCGTGCGCCACCACGCGGCCGGTGACCGAGCAGACCGGCGACGCCGTGATCACCGGTCGCGTCGGCAACCGCCTGGTCGCAGACCCCGACGTCAAGCGGTTCGACATCGATGTCGACACCATCGCAGGCGTCGTCTACCTGCGCGGCAAGGTCGACTCCGAGACCGTGAAGACCTCCGCCGAGCGCATCGCGCTCGCCACCGACGGCGTGCAGCGGGTCGTCAACGAGCTGCAGATCGACGCCACCCTCGAGGGCGACGCCACCGACGGCGACCTCGGCATCAAGGCGCGCGTGGGCCGGGCACTCTCGGGCGACGATGACGTCCGCCGCGTGAACATCGATGTCGATGTGATCGACGGCGTCGTGACGCTGTCGGGTGTCGTGCACAACGAAGCGGAGCGCGAGCAGGCCGCCAGCATCGCCGCCGCCACCGAGGGCGTGGTGTCGGTCAACAACGAACTCAAGGTCGAGCAGTCGAACGCGGCCGACCCCGAGAAGCTCGGCAAGGTCGACGACGACGGCGACCGCAAGTAG
- a CDS encoding ABC transporter permease, producing the protein MSAATDERAPTGAGVGQAWQRIWAIALNTFREAMRNRVLYVLVLFAALLMAFSIVLGELSLHEEERVIADIGLAGISLVGLVIALFLGVNLLSKELDRKTVFFVIPKPLHRHEFLLGKYLGLAVTLLLLVAVMSATLAVVLAIEGASADIALLRAETLVACELLLVVAVALLFSSFSSPYLSAMFTASLWVVGRNSGELRAFAGGKLAGTPLASLLETVAAVLPDFHVFYVSGGMLGDDTPVSIHGGFIGWGYVAEAALYGASYGGVCLALAALLFARRDFT; encoded by the coding sequence ATGAGCGCTGCGACCGACGAGCGCGCGCCCACCGGGGCGGGCGTGGGGCAGGCGTGGCAGCGGATCTGGGCCATCGCGCTCAACACCTTCCGCGAGGCCATGCGCAACCGCGTGCTCTACGTGCTGGTGCTGTTCGCCGCGCTGCTGATGGCGTTCTCCATCGTGCTCGGCGAGCTCTCGCTGCACGAGGAGGAGCGTGTGATCGCCGACATCGGACTCGCGGGCATCAGCCTGGTGGGCCTGGTGATCGCGTTGTTCCTGGGCGTGAACCTGCTGTCGAAGGAGCTCGATCGCAAGACCGTGTTCTTCGTGATCCCCAAGCCGCTGCACCGCCACGAGTTCTTGCTGGGCAAGTACCTCGGGCTGGCGGTGACGCTGCTGCTGCTGGTCGCGGTGATGTCGGCGACGCTGGCGGTGGTGTTGGCGATCGAGGGCGCCAGCGCCGACATCGCGCTGCTCCGCGCCGAGACGCTGGTCGCCTGCGAGCTGCTGCTGGTGGTCGCGGTCGCGCTGCTGTTCTCGTCGTTCTCGTCGCCGTACCTGTCGGCGATGTTCACTGCGTCGCTGTGGGTGGTGGGGCGCAACAGCGGCGAGCTGCGGGCGTTCGCGGGCGGCAAGCTGGCCGGCACTCCGCTGGCGAGCTTGCTCGAGACGGTCGCCGCGGTGCTGCCGGACTTCCACGTGTTCTACGTGTCGGGCGGGATGCTCGGCGACGACACGCCGGTGTCGATCCACGGCGGGTTCATCGGCTGGGGCTACGTCGCCGAGGCCGCGCTGTACGGCGCCAGCTACGGTGGCGTGTGCCTGGCGCTGGCGGCACTGCTGTTCGCCCGGCGAGACTTCACGTGA
- the glgC gene encoding glucose-1-phosphate adenylyltransferase yields the protein MTFAHCAHETAPGALGRGRKAWHNRTAVVPQRVDLNAALRSTLAIVLAGGRGTRLRALTDDQAKPALPFGGKFRVVDFPMSNCLNSGVRRVAVVTQYRAHTLISHIQRGWSFLRGELGEFVELWPAQQQTEQASWYLGTADAVYQNLGVIRGHAPKWVIILAGDHVYRQDYSRLLAAHIASGASVTVSCVEVPTARGSAFGIVQVDGGGRIERFWEKPRQPPEIPGRPGISYASMGIYVFDAALLMEALAEDDRDPDSSHDFGHDVLPRLVGRGCVAAHAFGDSCVMPEGATEPYWRDVGTLDSYWEANTDLLRVTPSLDLYEENWPIWTYQFQRPAAKFVFDDPDRRGFAVDSLVSAGCIVSGGAVRRSLLFTDVRVNSYCDVSDSLLLPGVEVGRRAVLRKCIVAPGVRVPEGVVVGEDAARDARVFERTDAGVTLVTQAMLDALGT from the coding sequence ATGACGTTCGCACACTGCGCCCACGAAACTGCACCGGGTGCACTTGGACGAGGCCGCAAGGCGTGGCACAACCGCACCGCCGTGGTACCGCAACGCGTCGATCTCAACGCTGCGCTGCGCAGCACCCTCGCGATCGTGCTGGCCGGCGGCCGTGGTACGCGGCTGCGTGCGCTCACCGACGATCAGGCCAAGCCCGCGCTGCCGTTCGGCGGCAAGTTCCGCGTGGTCGACTTCCCGATGTCGAACTGCCTCAACTCGGGCGTACGACGCGTCGCCGTGGTGACGCAGTACCGCGCGCACACGTTGATCTCGCACATCCAGCGCGGCTGGAGCTTCCTGCGCGGCGAGCTGGGCGAGTTCGTCGAGCTGTGGCCGGCGCAGCAGCAGACCGAGCAGGCCAGCTGGTACCTCGGCACCGCCGACGCGGTCTACCAGAACCTCGGAGTCATCCGCGGGCACGCGCCCAAGTGGGTGATCATCCTCGCCGGCGATCACGTGTATCGCCAGGACTACTCGCGGCTGCTCGCGGCGCACATCGCCTCGGGCGCGTCGGTGACGGTGTCGTGCGTGGAGGTGCCGACCGCCCGCGGGTCGGCGTTCGGCATCGTGCAGGTCGACGGCGGCGGTCGCATCGAGCGCTTCTGGGAGAAGCCGCGACAGCCACCCGAGATCCCCGGCCGCCCCGGCATCAGCTACGCGAGCATGGGCATCTACGTGTTCGACGCGGCGCTGCTGATGGAGGCGCTGGCCGAGGACGATCGCGACCCGGACTCCAGCCACGACTTCGGCCACGACGTGCTGCCGCGCCTGGTCGGGCGCGGCTGCGTGGCCGCGCACGCGTTCGGCGACAGCTGCGTGATGCCCGAGGGCGCGACCGAGCCCTACTGGCGCGACGTCGGCACCCTGGACAGCTACTGGGAGGCCAACACCGACCTGCTGCGCGTGACACCCTCGCTCGATCTGTACGAGGAGAACTGGCCCATCTGGACCTACCAGTTCCAGCGTCCGGCGGCGAAGTTCGTGTTCGACGATCCCGATCGTCGTGGCTTCGCGGTCGACTCGCTGGTGTCGGCGGGCTGCATCGTCTCCGGTGGCGCCGTGCGACGCTCGCTGCTGTTCACCGACGTCCGCGTGAACTCGTACTGTGACGTGAGCGACTCGTTGCTGCTGCCGGGGGTCGAGGTCGGTCGTCGCGCGGTGCTGCGCAAGTGCATCGTGGCGCCGGGCGTGCGCGTGCCCGAGGGCGTGGTGGTGGGCGAAGACGCCGCCCGTGATGCCCGTGTGTTCGAGCGCACCGATGCCGGTGTGACGCTGGTGACCCAGGCGATGCTCGACGCCCTGGGCACGTGA
- the tesB gene encoding acyl-CoA thioesterase II gives MANVLTELLDLLRLERIEHNLFRGQSQDLGWGNVFGGQVLGQALSAAEQTVEPDRFAHSMHGYFLRTGNAKRPIVYEVDRIRDGKSFTTRRVVAVQDGHAIFTMAASFQLHEPGFEHQATSPGASAPETLASELELARKFAHRIPEPLREQATCERPLEIRPIDPYDPMRPDVRPPQRSVWYRAIDKLPDRSSVHQYLLAYASDFNLLGVSMQPHGVSWMTPGMHVASLDHAIWFHRPFRMDEWLLYVIDSPSASGARGLARGQFFTQDGVLVASTAQEGLVRLRKP, from the coding sequence ATGGCCAACGTGCTGACCGAGCTGCTCGACTTGCTGCGCCTCGAACGCATCGAACACAACCTCTTCCGCGGCCAGAGCCAGGATCTCGGCTGGGGGAACGTCTTCGGCGGACAGGTCTTGGGGCAGGCGCTGTCGGCGGCCGAGCAGACCGTCGAGCCCGATCGCTTCGCGCACTCGATGCACGGCTACTTCCTGCGCACCGGCAACGCCAAACGGCCGATCGTGTACGAGGTCGATCGCATCCGCGACGGCAAGAGCTTCACCACGCGTCGGGTGGTCGCGGTGCAGGACGGCCACGCCATATTCACCATGGCGGCGTCGTTCCAGCTGCACGAGCCCGGCTTCGAGCACCAGGCCACCAGCCCGGGCGCCAGCGCCCCCGAGACCCTGGCGTCGGAGCTCGAGCTGGCCCGCAAGTTCGCCCACCGCATCCCTGAGCCGCTGCGCGAGCAGGCCACCTGCGAGCGGCCGCTCGAGATCCGACCGATCGATCCCTACGATCCGATGCGCCCCGACGTGCGGCCGCCACAGCGCAGCGTCTGGTACCGCGCGATCGACAAGCTGCCCGATCGCAGCAGCGTGCACCAATACCTGCTGGCGTACGCCAGCGACTTCAACTTGCTGGGCGTCTCGATGCAGCCCCACGGCGTGTCGTGGATGACGCCGGGAATGCACGTCGCCAGCCTCGACCACGCGATCTGGTTCCATCGTCCGTTCCGCATGGACGAGTGGCTGCTGTACGTGATCGACTCGCCGTCGGCGAGCGGTGCGCGGGGCCTCGCGCGCGGACAGTTCTTCACGCAGGACGGCGTGCTGGTGGCCTCGACCGCGCAAGAAGGTCTCGTGCGGCTGCGCAAGCCCTGA
- a CDS encoding DUF4159 domain-containing protein, whose protein sequence is MESDRRPRGRAMPRRQWLRAGASTLAALPALGRAAPPPAASWPEAEVDDPITVDLPQLRYDGHWQPRGSAMRVLARELRLRTRLEPVTEPSTIEAERTAMFETPFLYIAGDEALPSFSRGAEANLRQFLDLGGLALFDAADGGTDNAFVRSVEALLGRIAPGSSLSPVARDHVLFRSFYLVDAPVGRTAAFDHVLAIQEEGRLKAVVMRNDLGGALEELPDGRSAHPCSPGGAEQRQWAIRFGVNVLLYATCTDYKADRAHVETLLRARRWR, encoded by the coding sequence ATGGAATCCGACCGACGACCGCGGGGTCGCGCGATGCCGCGACGGCAGTGGCTGCGCGCCGGCGCCAGCACACTCGCCGCGCTGCCGGCCCTGGGCCGCGCCGCGCCGCCGCCAGCCGCCAGCTGGCCGGAGGCCGAGGTCGACGACCCCATCACGGTCGATCTTCCCCAGCTGCGGTACGACGGCCACTGGCAGCCGCGGGGCTCCGCGATGCGGGTGCTCGCGCGCGAGCTGCGACTGCGCACGCGCCTCGAGCCGGTGACCGAGCCCAGCACCATCGAGGCCGAACGCACCGCGATGTTCGAGACCCCGTTCCTCTACATCGCCGGTGACGAGGCGCTGCCGAGCTTCTCGCGCGGCGCCGAGGCCAACCTGCGGCAGTTCCTCGACCTCGGCGGGCTCGCGCTGTTCGACGCCGCCGACGGCGGCACCGACAACGCGTTCGTGCGATCGGTCGAGGCCCTGTTGGGCCGCATCGCACCGGGCTCGTCGCTGTCCCCGGTGGCGCGCGACCACGTGTTGTTCCGCAGCTTCTACCTGGTCGACGCGCCGGTCGGCCGCACCGCCGCGTTCGACCACGTGCTCGCGATCCAGGAGGAGGGCCGCCTCAAGGCGGTGGTCATGCGCAACGATCTCGGCGGCGCGCTCGAGGAGCTGCCCGACGGGCGCTCCGCGCACCCTTGCTCGCCCGGCGGCGCCGAGCAGCGACAGTGGGCGATCCGCTTCGGCGTGAACGTCCTGCTGTACGCGACCTGCACCGACTACAAGGCCGACCGCGCCCACGTCGAGACGCTGCTGCGCGCGCGCAGGTGGCGATGA
- a CDS encoding DMT family transporter has translation MQTRARAQLLLAALLFSTGGAAIKAASLTAPQIAGFRSGVAAVAVLLLARAARSRPRPAAMAVGLFYAATVVLFVLANRLTTAANTIFLQSTAPIYVLLASPWLLGERIGRRQLVVVAVAAAGLSLFMLGTEPARSTAPDPARGNLLAIVSGVTWAGTVVGLRRMARGGAGSGGGAPVHAVVIGNLLAFAICAPWAFPFTPSPTDLAVLAYLGVFQIALPYLAVGAAMRHVSALEASLILMIEPVLNPLWAFLLHDERPGPFAIVGGAILIGATLLQAWLDRRASP, from the coding sequence CTGCAGACCCGCGCGCGAGCGCAGCTGCTGCTCGCCGCGCTGTTGTTCTCGACCGGCGGCGCCGCAATCAAGGCCGCGTCGCTCACGGCACCGCAGATCGCCGGCTTCCGCTCGGGCGTCGCCGCGGTCGCGGTGTTGCTGCTGGCCCGCGCCGCGCGCTCGCGGCCGCGCCCCGCCGCCATGGCCGTGGGCCTGTTCTACGCCGCGACGGTGGTGTTGTTCGTGCTGGCCAACCGCCTCACGACCGCGGCCAACACCATCTTCTTGCAGTCGACGGCGCCGATCTACGTGCTGCTGGCGTCGCCGTGGCTGCTGGGCGAGCGCATCGGACGACGGCAGCTGGTGGTGGTCGCGGTCGCGGCCGCAGGCCTGTCGTTGTTCATGCTCGGCACCGAGCCGGCGCGCTCGACCGCGCCGGACCCCGCGCGCGGCAACCTGCTGGCGATCGTCTCGGGTGTGACATGGGCCGGCACCGTGGTCGGCCTGCGCCGCATGGCCCGCGGCGGCGCCGGGTCCGGCGGCGGTGCGCCCGTGCACGCGGTCGTGATCGGCAACCTGTTGGCGTTCGCGATCTGTGCACCGTGGGCGTTCCCGTTCACGCCGTCGCCGACCGACCTCGCGGTGTTGGCATACCTCGGGGTGTTCCAGATCGCGCTGCCCTACCTCGCGGTCGGGGCCGCGATGCGCCACGTCAGCGCGCTCGAGGCCTCGCTCATCCTGATGATCGAGCCGGTGCTCAACCCGCTGTGGGCGTTCTTGTTGCACGACGAGCGGCCCGGCCCCTTTGCGATCGTCGGCGGCGCGATCCTCATCGGTGCGACGTTGCTGCAGGCCTGGCTCGATCGTCGCGCCTCGCCGTGA
- a CDS encoding ABC transporter ATP-binding protein, with protein MPVLEVESLRKTFVRGLLRRRTEALRGVSFAVEQGEIFGFLGPNGAGKTTTIKILMGLIHPSGGHARVLGAAAGDRRAKQRVGFLPENPYFYDYLTAHELLDMVGRLHGMTAPARRRRAATLVEQVGLAHAARRPLRSFSKGMLQRAGLAQALMGDPEVVVLDEPMSGLDPIGRKEVRDIIIGLRAAGKTVFFSTHILSDATLLCDRVAILAGGTLRDTGPLGELLNPRVDAVELLYDGDDALAVRVAAIDGEHTRTSEGRLAKLADLEQANRAARLVLEGGGRVLSLAPHRQSLEELFLQEARAVAPTEDRT; from the coding sequence GTGCCCGTCCTCGAGGTCGAATCGCTGCGCAAGACCTTCGTCCGCGGGCTGCTGCGCCGGCGCACCGAGGCCCTGCGCGGGGTCTCGTTCGCGGTCGAGCAGGGCGAGATCTTCGGCTTCCTCGGGCCCAACGGCGCCGGCAAGACCACCACCATCAAGATCTTGATGGGACTCATCCACCCCAGCGGCGGCCACGCGCGCGTGCTCGGGGCCGCCGCCGGTGATCGGCGCGCCAAGCAGCGGGTCGGCTTCTTGCCCGAGAACCCGTACTTCTACGACTACCTCACCGCCCACGAGCTGCTCGACATGGTCGGTCGACTGCACGGCATGACGGCCCCCGCGCGACGCCGCCGTGCGGCGACGCTGGTCGAGCAGGTCGGACTGGCCCACGCCGCACGTCGACCCCTGCGCAGCTTCTCCAAGGGGATGCTGCAGCGCGCCGGGCTGGCGCAGGCGCTGATGGGCGACCCCGAGGTGGTGGTGCTCGACGAGCCGATGAGCGGGCTCGATCCGATCGGTCGCAAGGAGGTGCGCGACATCATCATCGGCCTGCGCGCCGCCGGCAAGACCGTGTTCTTCTCGACCCACATCCTGTCGGACGCGACGCTGCTGTGCGACCGCGTGGCGATCCTCGCCGGCGGTACGCTGCGCGACACCGGCCCGCTCGGCGAGCTGCTCAATCCCCGCGTCGACGCGGTCGAGCTGCTCTACGACGGCGACGATGCCCTCGCGGTGCGAGTCGCCGCGATCGACGGCGAGCACACCCGCACCAGCGAAGGCCGCCTGGCGAAGCTCGCCGATCTCGAGCAGGCCAACCGTGCGGCGCGGCTCGTGCTCGAGGGCGGCGGTCGCGTGCTCTCGCTCGCGCCACACCGCCAGAGCCTCGAAGAGCTGTTCCTGCAAGAGGCGCGGGCGGTGGCACCGACGGAGGACCGCACATGA
- a CDS encoding LmeA family phospholipid-binding protein — protein sequence MKKLGIVLIVVGVLLAILLAVGWWLDRTARRLAEQTASARVLEVLPHTKRAVVTIDGFPFLADVLLFSTVDRLHVELDGVADHGVEVEHVELVVDKIRIDRDKLIDAQQLKVTGIERAEVVARVTGEAISKVIGETVKLEGETAKVVVRGLPPQVGMGDSIEIDAKLTVDGRRVSLSLSSKQVPEAVARHYLRPMQFTLPGEEVLPCAPGLKLVDSRLELRCSVTELPVAVRRAL from the coding sequence ATGAAGAAGCTCGGCATCGTGCTCATCGTCGTCGGCGTGCTGCTGGCGATCCTGCTCGCGGTGGGTTGGTGGCTCGATCGCACCGCCCGCAGGCTCGCCGAGCAGACCGCGAGCGCGCGCGTGCTCGAGGTGCTGCCCCACACCAAGCGCGCGGTGGTGACGATCGACGGCTTCCCGTTCCTCGCCGACGTGCTGTTGTTTTCGACCGTCGATCGATTGCACGTCGAGCTCGATGGCGTCGCCGATCACGGCGTGGAGGTCGAGCACGTCGAGCTGGTGGTCGACAAGATCCGCATCGATCGCGACAAGCTCATCGATGCGCAGCAGCTGAAGGTCACCGGCATCGAACGGGCCGAGGTGGTCGCGCGCGTCACCGGCGAGGCCATCTCGAAGGTGATCGGCGAGACCGTGAAGCTCGAGGGCGAGACCGCCAAGGTGGTGGTGCGCGGGCTACCGCCGCAGGTCGGCATGGGCGACTCGATCGAGATCGACGCCAAGCTCACCGTCGATGGTCGTCGCGTGAGCCTGAGCCTGTCGTCGAAGCAGGTGCCCGAGGCGGTGGCCCGGCACTACCTGCGCCCGATGCAGTTCACGCTGCCCGGCGAAGAGGTGCTGCCGTGCGCGCCGGGCCTGAAGCTGGTCGACTCGCGGCTCGAGCTGCGTTGCAGCGTGACCGAGCTGCCGGTCGCGGTCCGCCGCGCGCTGTAG
- the glgA gene encoding glycogen synthase GlgA, whose product MKILQVASEAVPLCKTGGLADVVTALSQTLASQGDDVRVLIPAYAGVLARVAVERHIELGDPLGVGHRARVCIARVPDSPLEWWLLQCDPLFDRPGGPYGDPSGVDWPDNHLRFGLLARAAAMLAIGGAALGHPVDVVHTHDWQAALAAGYLAWWGRGRPASVLTVHNLQFAGRFALQLAGALALPPAAVTPAGLEFYGELSLLKAGLVWADRVTTVSPTYADEIRTPEGGIGFDGLLRHRGDAVVGILNGIDEATWDPRTDAALPARFDANHLEDKQRCRAALQRELGLAPQTHAPVLGLVGRLTWQKGIDLVLEAVEVSLAQGAQLVVLGSGEPALEQALDQLVALHPLAVAHRRGYDEALSHRIFAGADLFLVPSRFEPCGLTQMYAMRYGTPPVVRRTGGLADTVIDEDERPGAGSGFVFDAPTAPALAAALQRATSTWRDRAHHEDVQRRGMARAFGWREGAGAYRRVYREAIAHRDAEQP is encoded by the coding sequence ATGAAGATTCTGCAGGTCGCCTCCGAGGCGGTGCCGCTGTGCAAGACCGGCGGGCTCGCCGACGTCGTGACCGCGCTGTCGCAGACGCTCGCGTCGCAGGGCGACGACGTTCGCGTATTGATCCCCGCGTATGCCGGCGTGCTGGCGCGGGTCGCGGTGGAACGGCACATCGAGCTCGGTGATCCCCTGGGCGTGGGCCACCGCGCGCGTGTCTGCATCGCTCGCGTGCCCGACAGCCCGCTCGAGTGGTGGTTGCTGCAGTGTGACCCGTTGTTCGATCGGCCGGGCGGCCCCTACGGCGACCCCAGCGGCGTCGACTGGCCCGACAATCACCTGCGCTTCGGACTGCTGGCGCGCGCGGCTGCGATGCTCGCGATCGGTGGCGCGGCGCTCGGCCATCCGGTCGACGTCGTGCACACCCACGACTGGCAGGCCGCGCTGGCGGCCGGCTACCTGGCGTGGTGGGGCCGCGGGCGCCCGGCCTCCGTGCTGACGGTGCACAACCTGCAGTTCGCCGGTCGCTTTGCGCTGCAGCTCGCAGGCGCGCTCGCGCTGCCGCCGGCTGCGGTGACCCCCGCCGGGCTCGAGTTCTACGGCGAGCTGTCGCTGCTGAAGGCCGGCTTGGTGTGGGCCGACCGCGTGACCACCGTCAGCCCGACCTACGCCGACGAGATCCGCACGCCCGAGGGCGGCATCGGGTTCGACGGGCTGCTGCGTCACCGCGGCGACGCGGTGGTCGGCATCCTGAACGGCATCGACGAGGCGACCTGGGATCCGCGCACCGACGCGGCCCTGCCCGCGCGCTTCGACGCGAACCACCTCGAAGACAAGCAGCGCTGCCGCGCCGCGCTGCAGCGCGAGCTCGGCCTGGCGCCGCAGACCCACGCGCCCGTGCTCGGCCTGGTCGGTCGACTCACGTGGCAGAAGGGCATCGACCTCGTGCTCGAGGCCGTCGAGGTCTCGCTGGCCCAGGGCGCACAGCTGGTGGTGCTCGGCTCGGGCGAGCCCGCGCTCGAGCAGGCGCTCGACCAGCTCGTGGCCCTGCACCCGCTGGCGGTCGCACACCGGCGCGGCTACGACGAGGCGTTGTCGCACCGCATCTTCGCGGGCGCCGATCTCTTCTTGGTGCCGTCGCGCTTCGAGCCGTGTGGGCTCACGCAGATGTACGCCATGCGCTACGGGACTCCGCCGGTCGTGCGCCGCACCGGCGGGCTCGCCGACACCGTGATCGACGAGGACGAGCGACCGGGCGCGGGCTCGGGCTTCGTGTTCGATGCCCCGACCGCGCCGGCGCTGGCGGCCGCGCTGCAGCGGGCGACCAGCACCTGGCGTGACCGCGCCCACCACGAGGACGTGCAGCGCCGCGGCATGGCGCGCGCGTTCGGCTGGCGAGAGGGCGCGGGGGCGTACCGCAGGGTGTACCGCGAGGCGATCGCACACCGCGACGCGGAGCAACCGTGA
- a CDS encoding Glu/Leu/Phe/Val dehydrogenase, which produces MSELLHLDPDDFARELARHGGRALLYWDHDRNCMVADAAWLEPLAAWCNADTRDMLRHEAIAFGVGPETGALFGAFVHRSVRGQAAGGLRFWPYATLESFVRDGLRLSLGMSRKNALAGLWWGGGKGIVLRRDGAPFRDRDYRRTLYREYGRFTTSLRGVYITAEDVGTGPDDMAAVFETTRFVTCVPPSVGGSGNPSHATARGVVCAMEAALDHLGRGDLGGKVVAMQGAGNVASFMIDELLARGIGRVIASDISPARIEELRQHYAGRAVELRLATPDDRSIFAEPCDIFAPNALGGVLEPESIAMLRCAVVCGAANNQLLDDRRDDRLLAERGIVYVPDFVANRMGIVNCANEQYGQLDHDPAFERHLGRSWDQSVWAVTHRMLQRAATEGITTARAANALADEACGQPHPIWGHRGRAIIDALRAR; this is translated from the coding sequence ATGTCCGAGCTGTTGCACCTCGACCCCGACGACTTCGCCCGCGAGCTCGCACGGCACGGCGGCCGCGCACTGCTCTACTGGGACCACGATCGCAACTGCATGGTCGCCGACGCGGCGTGGCTCGAGCCGTTGGCGGCGTGGTGCAACGCCGACACCCGCGACATGCTGCGCCACGAGGCGATCGCGTTCGGCGTCGGGCCCGAGACTGGCGCCCTGTTCGGCGCGTTCGTGCACCGCAGCGTGCGGGGCCAGGCCGCCGGCGGCCTGCGCTTCTGGCCCTACGCGACGCTCGAGTCGTTCGTGCGCGACGGCCTGCGACTGTCGCTCGGCATGTCGCGCAAGAATGCGCTGGCGGGGCTGTGGTGGGGCGGTGGCAAGGGCATCGTGCTGCGTCGTGACGGCGCGCCGTTTCGCGATCGCGACTACCGTCGCACGCTGTACCGCGAGTACGGTCGCTTCACGACCTCGCTGCGCGGCGTGTACATCACCGCCGAGGACGTCGGCACCGGCCCCGACGACATGGCCGCGGTGTTCGAGACCACGCGCTTCGTGACGTGCGTGCCGCCTTCGGTCGGTGGCAGCGGCAACCCCTCGCACGCCACCGCACGCGGGGTGGTGTGCGCGATGGAGGCCGCCCTCGATCACCTCGGCCGCGGTGACCTCGGCGGCAAGGTCGTGGCCATGCAGGGCGCGGGCAACGTCGCGAGCTTCATGATCGACGAGCTGCTCGCGCGCGGCATCGGGCGCGTGATCGCCTCGGACATCTCGCCGGCGCGCATCGAGGAGCTGCGACAGCACTACGCCGGCCGTGCGGTCGAGCTGCGGCTGGCCACGCCCGACGATCGCAGCATTTTCGCCGAGCCCTGCGACATCTTCGCGCCCAACGCCTTGGGCGGCGTGCTCGAGCCCGAGAGCATCGCGATGCTGCGCTGCGCGGTGGTCTGCGGCGCCGCCAACAACCAGCTGCTCGACGACCGCCGCGACGATCGCCTGCTGGCCGAGCGCGGCATCGTGTACGTGCCCGACTTCGTGGCCAACCGCATGGGCATCGTCAATTGCGCCAACGAGCAGTACGGCCAGCTCGATCACGACCCCGCGTTCGAGCGCCACCTCGGTCGCAGCTGGGACCAGTCGGTGTGGGCGGTGACCCATCGCATGCTGCAGCGCGCCGCGACCGAGGGCATCACCACCGCGCGCGCCGCCAACGCGCTGGCCGACGAGGCCTGTGGGCAGCCGCACCCGATCTGGGGGCACCGCGGCCGGGCGATCATCGACGCACTGCGGGCCCGCTGA